GAGCCGAGGGGGTGACGGGGCTCCCCCAGCGCTGCCACAGCCCGGCCTCGGCTCAGGCAAATTGTTGCCGAAAACTGGGttttatttatgctttaaaaCCAGCACACGAGACTGCCTGCCAGCTGGAAGGGGGTACGACTTCTTGATTAGAAATGCCACGTGGATACAAATGAACTtgaacaaaaggaaagagaaataaaacacagcctCCTTCTGCAGAGACAAGGACGCTAAAGGAGCGTGGTCCAGTTTTTAGAAACGCTGCTTAAACAAGTAGAAGAGATTCTGCTGCTGATTAATAATACGATGAAGGTGATTGGGAATGTGCTGGAGCGAATAAAACAGTGCTGGACTTTGAATAAAATGAATCTTATTTCATGTGGCAATTGGTTTCCTTCCTGTCGGACTCAGTACGAGGAGAAGTGAAGGGAAATTGTTAAATTCGCTCGGTCTCGTCAGAAAGCCTTTCAGCTTGTTAGGCCCATCAGCCCGGGTGGTGAACGGGGACGGAGCCGAGCTCCTGAGGGAAGAGGAGCGCTGGCCCCGGGGAGGCCTCGGCAGCGGTGCCGGTTTGCAGGGCCACGGGCTCCTCAGCTCCAGCGGCGAGTGGTAAATGCAGCCTGTGTCCACGCAAGGAAACACGCCGGGCAGCAGCCAGCCCGCCTTGTCCCCTCCTCTGGCCCAGCACTAGCCTGGGAAGCCCCGTCCCATTGTCAGAAGAATAAGCTGtgaaatggttttgaaaataaaggctttttaaTTACAGGCGCATTTGCGAGCCCTCTGGAGGCCATCTGGCTGGAGGAGCGGGTTAGCATCGGCGCCGGCGGGGAAGGGAAGGCCCGGAGAGGCTGCGCGAGGAGCAGCTCCTGCAAAAGCACTCTCTTAATGTTAAGAGCCAAATCCCCTCTAGACACTAAGCCGTATGGGCCAGATCCAGCACCTATCCATTTCAGCGGTGCTGGATCCGCTCGGcggtggcagggatgggggctgCATGACGTGGCCTTTGGAAGGGGCCGGGCTGTGCTGCTCATCCAGCCCCTTGGCCCAGCAGGAGCCCAGCAGGAGCCCAGCACCCCCGCAGGACGGGAACCCTGCAAGCGCCACAGCACCTAacaccctcctcctcccgccggccGGGCCGCCTGCCCGCCTCGCCGGAGGGAGGGCTCTCTCCCCGCAGGAGGTGTTCAGCGCGGGCAGAACTGGTGGCCAGCAGcaaccccctccccggggccgcaCGTAGCAGCGCACAGCGCACGGCCGCTCCCTCCTGCCAGGGTATTAATCCCCGGTGTTTGCATGTTACTGGCGTCAAATTAACTCCAGTGCATTTGATCCCGTCGGGGCTTGGCGTACCCCAGGGACAGATTTCTAATAAATCTGGATGCCCAAGCTTCATTTGCCATCGCTGCCTTCCACGGGGCAAGTTCATGGGGGAATGTGTTTCTATCATTATTGTCCTGTGTTTGGTATTACCCACTCCTATCCAAGATGCAGAACACAGCCAGGGCCTCATTAAAGACCGTCATTGTGCTAATTAGGTAGGTTTCATACTTAATAACGGAGAACTATGTCATGGCAGTTCCatggaaaaaagaggagagaaagccaTTACAATTTCAGGAAAAGTCCCTGGAGAAGTGAAATGGTAATTCACAAATCCTACCCTGATCTACTAGCAGATCCTGCTCTAGAGACTAAATTAGGTAGGATGTCTGCTTTGGCTGATACTCTTTATTATTTGAATGCCTCTTAaggaatatttattaaatatttttttctcttaagaacTTTGAGATCCAGTTACATTCAATTCTAATTTTCAAGTGGCTGTTTGAAGCCTAGGTCGCACCGAATTTGTCACTGCAAATACCCTGGAAAATCCTATTTCGATGCAAAACATCTTTTGAAGATACACTTCAGAGGCAGAGAGGACATAAATACCTTTGAAACTATGTTGGGCATTTGGTCAGCTGTCTGTGCAAAGTGCCCCGGTAGGGATCTGTTCCTtcggaaaaagaagaaattaagcaaACACCACCTCTGTCCTCGGGCCGGCGTTCATCCTTCGTGGTCCCCAAGGCTGAACGCTCGCCTCGCTGGCAATCGCAGGCAGAAGCGGAGGGAGGAGCGGTGGGTGCCGGGGGCGCGCAGGGACCCCGCAGGGGCTCTGACCCCGCCACCGCCGGCTCCAATCCCATTCACTGGGATTCGGGTGGGAACGGGCACAGACctggcagtgctggctgcaggaggagcgaTTATTCTGGGTGGGAAAGGAACACGTGGGTGGCAGCTGGGGCGAAGAACCGCCCTTTCCACGTGAAACTAGGAACAATGGTATTTCCTCCGAGCAGGGACAGAAACGGCTGGGTTTAGCAGCTGATCTTTGAGCAGCTCGCCGGCGCGAGCGTGCGCGGGCAGGATGACCCGGCGGTGCCCCGTGGGCCAGGGCGGCTGTCGGGAGCACGCGGGGCCAGAAGTGCTTTTTCTCAAGAGAAACTCAAGTCAGCTCCTCGCGAGACCCCGTCGACGGGGGGAGCGGCACCGTGACAACTGCTGGGGTGGGGGATCCAGCATCTGCAAGGGACCACGTGTGCTGGCAAAGTGGGTTTGAGTTTGTAAAGCCCTGGGTTGCACAGCCTCTGCAGGGGGCTGGAGGTGCGGGCTGGACGGGGGGCGGGAGGAAACGGGGGCAAATCCCTGAGAACCGCTTTTCCCACGGAGTAGGTTCCCCACGTGCCTTTTAGGCTCCAGATCTCCCTGTGTCCTGCATAAATGCGTCCCGTTTCCTGGGTATTACATTGCCTTGGAGAGGTAACCACCTGCACAAATGCACCCTTCATCCCTCGGCCGATGCGGCGCAGTGGCCATGGCcgtgcccctgcccctgccccgccatACTCAGCCTGGGCCCTTGCCTGCTGCCCACCACACTCATCACAGCTGAGGGCAATGCTCAGTGACAAGCTTAAAAAGCCCCTGGTGTGGGTGCTCAGCTCCCTAGAGCCTCTCCCCACCCAGCGCGGTGCTCCTCTCTCCGTGGGGCTCAGCCTTCAGTGCCAGGCAGGTACGGCCGGGATGtgcccctggggatggggggccACAGGGCGATGCCGTCGTGCTTGGTGCTCCCCGTGCCAGCGTGGCCGTGGGCTGGGTCCCCCGGGTTGtgcctgggcagcagggaagccccGGGGTGAGGCCACACTGTCCAGGGACTGAGGTTGGTGCAGGAAAAGCTGTTGCTTTCTGTTGTGCTGCTGCTTATAGAAAGCTCCTTCTCTTCGCTGACCCTACGGAAAggtggtgggagctgggagggtgtATTTgtaacaaacaggatgaactactgataaaagaggaggaaaacaaaatgctttagaaaCAGCCTTTCAGcattcagagaaatgaagaagggggaaaacaacCAGACCTAAAGCctctgaggaggaaaaacaaaagcttgcTTGCAACTCAGGTTCCTGAAAAAGTGCTGAGCATAGCTTTCAGATGCTGACCCACTCCTCTCCTTGTATGGGCAGAAACGGGGCTTGTCTTGTGCCTATATTTaatttgcaagggaaaaaaaattctccctcCATGCCTCTGCTCCACTGGCCTCTGCCTTGGGAAGTTACAACAGGAATAgaattgcatgtttaaaaaaaatactactacTGCTCGCGCATAAACCCTTCCTGAACTTGGAGTGAGCGGAACAGGTTTTTGCAACATAACACTGCTGCACACACGGAGCACCTGGTGAGACTCTGGCTAATGGAAAtggggggcagccccgcggggtgGCTCCCCCTCCGCCGCACACGATCAATAGGCTCTGCGCAGGCTCACGGGGCTGCTGGGGACTCGCCTCGATCACGTTTAACTCCTGGGGACGGCGAGGAGGGGACCCGTGGCAGGACCTGCGCGGCCCTGCGGTGGCGTGGCCCTGTCCCCCTCCGCGGGGACTGCACGGCTCCGAGGCCCCTCCCTCAGCAGCAGTGTCTCCCCCAaacatttctctctctgcctttccctgtgctGGGGGAGGAAGATGGATGTTGAAGCGTTACCCGAAGGTCTCGGGGCTGTGCGTGGGCCGCAGCGGGACGTGCCTCCAGAGCAGCGCTGGGAccctggcagggacctctggctGCAGCCCTTCTCCCTGCTGTGGTTTATAACCTCTCCTTGAATGGAAACGCTCCTGGCCGCTCCCCAAACTCCCCGGTCCCGCTGGGAACAGGCTGACACAACCCGCACGCGCTCCCGGCCCcgacccccccagcccggccttTCGTGCTTGCTCGGCCGGGTTTTCATGACGGTGAAAACCCAGAAGCTTCTGCGCTGGAGAAGAGCGGGACTGCGGGTCGCCCCAGGACGGAGACGCCCCACGGCACGCTGCAGACTGACGCCACTTTATTGGTAACTCTCGGAGAGCCGGGACGGAAGGACTTGGTTCGGTCAGGAGGAGGTTTGTACACAACAGCAATaggaaacaacaacaataaacGTCTGTTGCAACTTTGTATCTCACTGCAAGCCCAACAATAAACTTTTGCAACATTGTATCTGGTGCGACCTGTGGGGAGAAGGGCACGGGGAGAGAAGCAAAACCCGCTGAGCGCTTGGGGGTCACTCCCATGAAAGGAGCCTCCTGTCCTATGGTTTAacgggcaggggaaggagagatgcTGGGAGCACGGCAGAGGTGCAGGTTAGGGGGAAAACCCCACCGCTGAAATGCCACAAAGCTGGGGTTCAACACCCCCACTCAGCAATTGTTCAAGTCTTATAAATTCaaacttatttctttcattttaaataacaagTGCTTCAGGTACAACGCTTGAATTTCCTGGTTTATAACCCAGTTTTAAGTGCACACAAgcaggaatagattttttttttaaaaaactatatatatatttgcacactcatacacacacatgcacacagtgaATTTTGTGCTGCAGCTATTTTAACTAGAGATGACAGAAGTGGCTATTATAAGCCAGGCTCCAGGAGCTGGTCATCTGTGGCACCGCTCACCCTAAAGCTGCTAAAGATTCTGattatttttgcaaataacaGTCCTCAAAAGTCTCCCCACACGGGGCTGCGTCAGCTACTGCTCGGACTGCTCCTGCAGCCGTCATTCTCTGGAAGATGCGGCTTGCAGGTGACTGAAGCCACAGAACGTTTTGCAGAGGACTCCTCTCTCACCTCAGTCCATGTTAAGAGCTCAGGGGTCACCTGAAAAGACGTGTATGGCCTCCAGCTCCTCTCCAGTGTGAAACAAGTGCTCGGCAGAGCAGAGAACACCGACAAACTCAGACCCAAACAGCTGTATTGATGTCAAACCCAGACTGGGTGTAGTCTATGGTATCGTGGACTTTCTTGGTGCCCTTTTTGGGTTTCTCGCTATTGCTTTCTGCCTTTGGGCAcctctctgctttgctgtggtgGCTCCCATGAAGTGGGAAGTAAAATGTCCCCTTGAGTTTGTTCATCTTTTTGGGTCTCTTGGAAATTTCGGACTGTTTGTCTTCAGGTGGAAGCCAGCAAGGTTTCTCCTTGAGAAGCCTGTCTCGGTCTGGCCGAACGCTCCTCAGGAACTTCTTGAAGATGTTGGCTGTGAGGGAGAACTTCCTGCAGAGCTCCTGGGATCTGCTCACGGACAGGGATGCCTCGCTCTTCTCCCCCTTCTTATCCAGCTCCGGCAGATCCAACCAGTTGCCAACCAAGTCTGCAAAGATGTTATCCCCCAAGACCAGCGGCTGCCGATTCCTGCTCTGGGACATCAGGGAGCATGTCCAGTCATGGCCATCGTCACACCCCGGGCACTCCCGGCATGCCGGCCACCCCCCAGCCGTGCCCTGGCTACTGGGCTCGAAAGTCTTTGGGCGGACGTGCTCTGCTCTGATCGAAGCGGAGGAAGGTCCTTTTGGGTGATAAACACCCTCACCACAGAGGCTCCCGAGGGAGGAGGGGGTGGCT
This genomic interval from Calonectris borealis chromosome 26, bCalBor7.hap1.2, whole genome shotgun sequence contains the following:
- the INKA2 gene encoding PAK4-inhibitor INKA2; translation: MSRAMDLHLRRLKQELLSMKEVGDGLHEQMNCMMGALQELKLLQVQTALEQLDISGSQSTASGTEQHQCRRSSRDVPGARQDERLRGEAWVEEHSPASLACAVPRPVGLPRPAALPEGSHLRATPSSLGSLCGEGVYHPKGPSSASIRAEHVRPKTFEPSSQGTAGGWPACRECPGCDDGHDWTCSLMSQSRNRQPLVLGDNIFADLVGNWLDLPELDKKGEKSEASLSVSRSQELCRKFSLTANIFKKFLRSVRPDRDRLLKEKPCWLPPEDKQSEISKRPKKMNKLKGTFYFPLHGSHHSKAERCPKAESNSEKPKKGTKKVHDTIDYTQSGFDINTAVWV